A stretch of the Arachis stenosperma cultivar V10309 chromosome 6, arast.V10309.gnm1.PFL2, whole genome shotgun sequence genome encodes the following:
- the LOC130932564 gene encoding uncharacterized protein LOC130932564, whose translation MAAAEARALWQRTANRCFVQEDAKRAPKLACQSSCATSKLVDAGPANIVDESNHVVNVTHFDRKSSFSDPSAESRWWLRLQPNYGYHKDEVETMKASDESKTFSKNYEASPELMDVVAKHEALQIDSVGCSVSKQTNYSWIDDDKAEPWWRTTDTNELASFVSQKSRSHIENCDLPPPQKKHFRGHAYANISNHKIRTASHEWEAKFKGVSNLTYHEQGNIGSGLMHKKQGSSANEGLSYLVSHKSLSYRTKDEDVTFEGDPSKAELMEALCHSQTRAREAEEAAKKAYAEKEHIVALIFKQASQLFAYKQWFQLLQLEALYSQIKNTDQSISTLFPVSLPRKPRKRKQGDEIQSKPKCDVTTYAVAIALGLSLVGAGLLLGWTVGCMLPRL comes from the exons ATGGCAGCAGCCGAAGCAAGAGCTCTGTGGCAGAGAACTGCTAATCGTTGCTTTGTCCAAGAAGACGCGAAACGAGCTCCTAAGTTGGCTTGTCAATCTTCATGTGCAACATCAAAATTGGTGGATGCTGGACCAGCCAATATAGTAGATGAATCCAATCATGTTGTTAATGTCACCCATTTTGACAGGAAATCATCATTTTCTGATCCATCAGCTGAATCTAGGTGGTGGTTGCGTTTGCAACCTAATTATGGGTATCATAAGGATGAGGTTGAAACAATGAAAGCTAGTGATGAAAGTAAAACATTCAGCAAAAATTATGAGGCATCTCCTGAATTAATGGATGTGGTGGCAAAACATGAGGCATTGCAGATTGATTCTGTTGGCTGCTCGGTGTCCAAGCAAACAAATTACTCATGGATTGATGATGATAAAGCTGAGCCTTGGTGGCGGACGACAGATACAAATGAGTTAGCTTCCTTTGTCTCACAGAAATCCCGTAGCCATATTGAGAATTGTGACCTTCCTCCCCCTCAGAAGAAGCATTTTAGAGGACATGCATATGCTAATATCAGCAATCACAAAATAAGGACAGCATCTCATGAATGGGAGGCTAAATTCAAAGGTGTTTCCAATTTGACATATCATGAACAAGGAAATATAGGTTCTGGCTTGATGCATAAAAAGCAGGGATCTTCAGCCAATGAAGGCCTTTCATATTTAGTTTCTCACAAATCTTTGAG TTATAGGACCAAAGACGAGGATGTGACATTTGAGGGAGACCCCAGTAAAGCTGAACTAATGGAAGCATTATGTCATTCTCAAACTCGTGCAAGGGAAGCAGAGGAAGCAGCAAAGAAAGCTTACGCAGAGAAGGAACACATTGTTGCGCTCATTTTCAAACAGGCTTCACAACTCTTTGCATATAAGCAATGGTTCCAACTGCTGCAGCTTGAAGCACTTTACAGTCAAATTAAGAACACAGATCAGTCAATCTCTACTCTCTTTCCAGTGTCTCTTCCACGGAAACCACGGAAGAGGAAGCAGGGAGACGAAATTCAATCGAAGCCAAAATGCGATGTTACAACATATGCCGTTGCGATTGCTTTAGGATTGAGCCTTGTTGGAGCTGGATTACTCTTGGGTTGGACTGTGGGGTGCATGTTGCCTCGATTATAG
- the LOC130935643 gene encoding uncharacterized protein LOC130935643, whose product MAVMEKLKMFIVQEPVVAASCLIAGFGLFLPAVVRPILDSYQESKQPPQPALSDVVAGMTGKK is encoded by the exons ATGGCAGTGATGGAGAAACTGAAGATGTTCATTGTTCAAGAGCCCGTTGTTGCTGCTTCCTGCCTCATCGCTGGCTTCG GCCTTTTCCTTCCTGCTGTTGTGAGGCCCATTCTGGATTCATATCAGGAATCCAAGCAACCTCCTCAACCTGCTTTAAGCGAT GTAGTTGCTGGTATGACGGGTAAAAAGTGA
- the LOC130936165 gene encoding uncharacterized protein LOC130936165, which yields MKSTGRLPLLNLKKSPEKERSGSLTPPLETSASVPFRWEQVPGKPIPCTALIPFSDPKDFLPKCLHLPTPPARLIIPSPNAINLKRNRNRGRWFGSLKKKPFIRDSNLKRAASFSTTSHPYGYKPRVWTTIYEGLKQVVPWKNKKLKDAGSTHTL from the exons ATGAAAAGCACAGGAAGGCTTCCCCTTCTGAATCTCAAGAAGTCTCCGGAGAAAGAGAGGTCAGGCAGCCTCACTCCTCCGCTGGAGACGTCAGCTTCGGTCCCATTTCGGTGGGAGCAAGTGCCCGGGAAGCCTATTCCTTGCACGGCACTTATCCCCTTCTCTGATCCCAAAGACTTTCTCCCAAAGTGCCTCCACCTCCCTACCCCTCCGGCAAGGCTCATCATACCTTCTCCCAATGCCATCAATCTCAAGAGGAACAGGAACAGAGGGCGGTGGTTTGGTTCTTTGAAGAAGAAGCCCTTCATCAGGGACAGTAACTTGAAGCGTGCTGCCAGCTTCTCCACCACTTCCCACCCTTATGGCTATAAGCCTCGTGTCTGG ACAACAATCTATGAGGGTTTGAAGCAGGTGGTTCCATGGAAAAACAAGAAACTCAAGGATGCTGGGAGCACCCATACCCTCTAA